In Brassica napus cultivar Da-Ae chromosome C2, Da-Ae, whole genome shotgun sequence, the sequence GAAAAGTTagaaatataattgtaaaaaatcTTTACGAGTCCATTAGCTCAAGATAATAATTagggaaaattggaaaaatgggACACTTTGAACTTTTATTTGTCACAATAGGATTTCTGATATTTTGGACAATTCTGGACATATTTTACccttttttaatagaaaaaatagtaaactgaattttaaaaatgttaaaaaatatcaaaactattggaaacataagtatgacaatatatatgtttaaattgtttttttttttaaaatgaatcatattttatttcatcttcTAGCTACAGTTATAATACTCATTCTGGTCATCTACTTAGTCTAGAATTCGGCTACTAATgtttatacatagatatatctTTGGTATACAACGTAACCtatcttttcttatatattctaacCAAAGCTAGGTTACGTtacgttataatcaagaaagatgtctTTCTTATACCTTTAGCTTGGTTACGACATGTAGCCACAATGCGTTGATATACCCTATCTATATTTGGAGCCATGATGTGGTCTGCCTTTTACCTTATGTGGCGCCTAGGGAAGAATATGTTTCACATCTACTCTACTGTGTTCTGACTTACATAGGTTATACATTCTACAGGAAATccgaaaaatatggaaacttccataatcggttaaagatgtttcctaaatctaaactaaatcttcCCTAAATATCTCCAAGAATATTTTCTCCCACGTTTTTCTCCTTCTCCCACGATCTTTTGTCGTCgttctttgtgtttctctcttcttcatcgacataatcatctctcttttctctatcaATACAACATGGTTCTAATCTATGTCAAATCGGGTGAATGGATGTGTAGTCGCGGTGATGACTGGAGTTTCGTGGTAGACAAAGAAAGGCGTGGTCGAATGGTAACATTAGCAACTACTACTACGTTGAAGCAGCTCAAGATAATGGTGTGTGAGGATTATGGGGTGGACCATAATGCCATTAATGCCGAGTTCAGTTATTCGTTGTTGAATCAAAAAGGGAATCCTCCTATTATTATCACCAATGATCGGCAAGCATCTAATTTTGTGGGCTATGCAAAGAGGGAATCGTCTACTACCTTGTGTGTGATGTTCTCTGTTTCCGGTGTAAATCAAAAGGAACGAGTCAATATCGATTTGAATAAGGAGCCTTGCGATTCAAGTaatgttgaggatgaagaagttccTGAGATAAATCGAGCAGAGTTTGTCAAGCCGTCAAAGGAGTCTTTTGTTAAAAGAACGAATCATGTCGCTGCAGATGGTTGCGGTCCTTTAAGGAGTGAAAACATTGAACTTTTTCAAAACAATGGAGACAGTGATAAGGATGGTCGAGCTTGGAGAGGAGACTTCGTGAAGAAGGATCAAATTTTCACAAGTAAAGGGGTTCTGAAGGCAACAATGGAAATTTTAGCGATGAAGAATAATTTCGATTACACTGTTATCAAATCCACGAGAAAATGGTGGTATATTCGATGTAAAGATGCATTGTGCAACTGGACTGTGCGTGCAGAAGGAATAGATGGGTCTACATATTTCATGATCAACCAATGTGATGGAAGACATTCATGTGCTCCTTCAAAGAAAAGGAAATTCGGAAAAACAGCATCAGCAAGAACAATTGGGACTCTGATACAACATCGATTTGATGATGCAAACGATGGCCCAAAACCGAATGACATCATTCAATTTATGAGAATGGAGCATAGTTGTGAGATTACTTATTGGCACGCTTGGGAAGCTCGTGAGTTTGCTATTGCAGCTGCTAGAGGTATACCAGATCGCAGTTACTCTAAAATACCAGCATATCTGCATATGATTAAAGAAGCAAATCCTGGTACGCATACGCACTATGAAACTAATGAGAAGGGAAGATTCATGTATCTATTTATGTCATTTGGGCAATCAGTTAGAGGATTCTACAATGCAATGCGAAGGGTGATTGTTGTTGACGGaacttttctgaaaaataaatacaaagggACACTTCTTGTTGCTACTGCTGTAGATGGTAACTCTAATT encodes:
- the LOC106424024 gene encoding uncharacterized protein LOC106424024 gives rise to the protein MVLIYVKSGEWMCSRGDDWSFVVDKERRGRMVTLATTTTLKQLKIMVCEDYGVDHNAINAEFSYSLLNQKGNPPIIITNDRQASNFVGYAKRESSTTLCVMFSVSGVNQKERVNIDLNKEPCDSSNVEDEEVPEINRAEFVKPSKESFVKRTNHVAADGCGPLRSENIELFQNNGDSDKDGRAWRGDFVKKDQIFTSKGVLKATMEILAMKNNFDYTVIKSTRKWWYIRCKDALCNWTVRAEGIDGSTYFMINQCDGRHSCAPSKKRKFGKTASARTIGTLIQHRFDDANDGPKPNDIIQFMRMEHSCEITYWHAWEAREFAIAAARGIPDRSYSKIPAYLHMIKEANPGTHTHYETNEKGRFMYLFMSFGQSVRGFYNAMRRVIVVDGTFLKNKYKGTLLVATAVDGNSNLYPIAFGVVDSENDDSWGWFFRQLKVVIADCQDLAFVSDRNASISKAIGTVYPRSAHGICIHHLLTNVVSFFKTKGLTALVEKASRAYRYTEFQERITEIFDMSPELGRYLREADVRKWARSLFPGSRYDIRTTNPAESINSVLRIPREYPVIPLLDSIRELLTRWFYERRLLSSKHLDPLTAKVERKIDRRIVKAKGFQVYKVDNFRSVVKGDIYDCHVDLERRTCTCGKYDIGKIPCRHAIPAIYSRGMEVHRFTDALYSTAAWRTAYADSINPIAVVESEWNVPAEVKLAKVLPPKTRKSAGRPVKRRYESVEDKIASSQGSKKNKKHKCSRCGTEGHKRGTCDLPI